Sequence from the Nocardiopsis sp. YSL2 genome:
CGCGAACCGGTGCAGACGAACCGAGGCGACGACCTCGGCCGTCTGCGGCCGAGTGGTCTAGAGCATCTTCCGCAGCAGCCGCTCCTTGAGGCCGGTGATCGGCGCGTAGGCCACCCGCATGGTGTCCAGGCGCAGCGACTTGTCGAGCACCGACTTGGTGTGCGAGAAGGTGTCGATCGAGGCGGCGGAGTGGTAGGCGCCCATCCCGCTCTCCCCCACCCCGCCGAAGGGCAGGTCCGGGACCGCCAGGTGGGCGATGGGCAGGCCGAAGGCCAGGCCGCCCGAGGAGGTCTCGGTGGTCAGGCGGCGCTTGGTCTCCTCGGACTCGGTGAAGGCGTACAGTGCCAGCGGCTTGTCTCGCTCGTTGACGAACGCGATGGCCGCGTCGAGGTCGGGGACCCGGATGACCGGCAGGATCGGACCGAAGATCTCCTCGGCCATCACGGGCGCGTCGGCGGACACCTCGCCCAGCACCGTCGGGGCGATGTAGAGGTCGTCGCGGTCGTGCTCTCCTCCGGCCACGACGGTGCCCGAGTCCAGCAGCGCGGTGAGCCGGTCGAAGTGGCGCTCGTTGACGATACGGCCGTAGTCGGCGCTGCGGGCCGGATCCCGGCCGAACATCTCGGTGATGGCCGCGGCGAGCTCGCGCTCGAGTTCGGGGGCGCTGTCGCCGATGGCGAGCACGTAGTCGGGGGCCACACAGGTCTGGCCGGCGTTGGTGAACTTGCCCCAGGCCAGGCGGCGGGCGGTGGTGGCCGGGTCGGCTCCGGGCTCCACGATGGCGGGGCTCTTGCCGCCCAGTTCCAGGGTGACCGGGGTCAGGTACTTGACCGCGGCGCCCATGACGATGCGCGCCACGGCGCCGTTCCCGGTGTAGAAGATGTGGTCGAACCGCTGCTCCAGAAGGGTGGTGCTCTCGGCCACGCCGCCCTCCACCACGGCGACCGCCTCGGTGTCCAGGTAGCGCGGGACCAGGTCGGCCAGGGCCGCTGACGTGGCCGGGGCCAGTTCACTGGGCTTGACCAGGGCGGCGTTGCCGGCCGCGAGGGCGCCGACCAGCGGAGCCAGGGCCAGGTTCACCGGGTAGTTCCACGGGGCGATGATCAGCACGGTGCCCAGCGGCTCGCGCACGCGGCGGGCCTTGGCGGGGGCCAGGGCCATGGGCACCGACACCCGCTGGGGGCGCAGCCACGACGCCAGGTGTTTGAGGGTGTGGTCGATCTCGTTGACGACGAACCCGATCTCGGTGGTGTGCGATTCCACCGGGCTCTTGCCGAGGTCGGCCTTGAGCGCCTCCTCCAGGGTGGTGCGCTCCTCGGTGAGCAGTCGGCGCAGGGCCCGCAGCTGGGCCCGCCGCCAGGCGAGGGGCTTGGTGCGGCCGTCGGCGAACGCGGAGCGCAGCCGGGCGACGGTCGCGACGATGTCGGCGTCCGTGACGATGTCGGCGGTCGTGGTCGGGGGTGCACTGGTGGGCTCGGTGTTCGGCATGGGCCGATACTAAACGAAAGCTTTTCGTTTCGATAGAGAGCCTGGCATAGGATTCCGTTTATGACCACGGACCATCTGCCCGAAGCGTCCGCCGCCCCCGCACGGGGGCGGCCGCGGGACGCCACCCGGGACCGCGCGCTGATGGAGGCCACCCTCGCCGAGCTGCAGGCGCAGGGCTACAGCGGCCTGACGACGGCCGCCGTCGCCAAGCGCGCCGGCGTATCGACCGCCACCCTCTACCGCCGCTGGCGCTCCAAGGAGCACCTGGTGGTGGGGGCGGCCCAGGCCTGGGCCGAGGACCTGGGGCCCGACGTCGACCACGGCAGCCTGCGGGCGGACCTGAGGGCCCTGCTGCAGGAGAAGGCCGACGCGCTGGAAGGCGCCTCCGGCCGCCTCCTGCGGGCCGTGCTGGGCGAGGCCGCGCACAACCGGGCACTGGCCGACGTGCTCTTCGATGCCTTCGTCCTGCCCCTGCAGAACCGGGTCGCGGCCCTGCTGGACCGCGCCGCCGGGCGCGGGGAGATCGCCCCGGTGGAGGATCCTCTGGTCGTCGGCGAGATGGTCATCGGTCCGATGGTCAGCCACACGTTCCTCGTCCCGCCCTCCCCCGGCGCCAGCCCGGGAACGGACATGGCCGACCGCCTGCTCCCCTACCTCCTGCGCGCCCTGGGCGCTCCCCCCGACTGATCCGGCGCCGGGCAGAGGGGCGGCGCGGGCGCCATGGGTGGGATCAGGACGGGGTCAGCGGGCGCCGGCCAGCCAGGCGCGGGGCGACTGCCCCAGCTCGCGGGTGAACGCGCGGGAGAAGGCCGGCGGGTTGGCGTAGCCGAGCTCCGTCGCCGTCCGGGCCACGGACGCCCCGCCCCGCAGCCGTTCCTGGGCGACGGTGAGCCGCCATCCCGTCACGTACTCGGCCGGCGACTGCCCGACGGCCGACTTGAACCGGGCGGCGAACGCGCTGCGCGACATGTGCGCCTCCTGCGCCATCGTGGCGAGGGTCCACGGTCCGCCGGGGTTCTCGTGGATCGCCACCAGGGTGCGGGCGAGGCGCTCGTCGGCGAGGCCCGTCAGCAGACCGGCGGGCAGGGCGAGCTCGTCGGTGTGGTCCAGGAGCCATCGGAAGAGGTGGACGAGTACCACCTCGAACAGCCGGTCGGCCAGCACCCTGCGGCCGCAGCGCACGTTGTCGATCTCGGCGAACAGCAGGTCGAGCGACGGCTCCAGGCTGTCGACCGCCGCCACGGGCAGGACGATCACGGCAGGGAGGGTGCGCACGAGCGGGTGCGTGGCCCCGCCGTCGAAGTCGAGCGTCGCGCACGCGAAGTCGGAGTCCTCCGTCGGCGCGTTGTGGAAGGAGTGCTCCAGGGGCCTCGGATAGAAGAGCAGGCTGGGCCGATCGATCGTCCGGTGCTCCAGGCGCCCGTCCGCGCCGCGGTGGGCCACCTCCATCTCCCCGCGCCGCAGCACGTGGAGGAACCCCCGGCCCGGCTGCGCGGCGAACGTCGTGACGCCGCACAGGGGCCCTGTGTGGAAGACGCGCGTGCGCACCCGGAACCGGTCCAGGAGGGGCGAGAGCCGGTCGATGGAAGTCATGAGCCGAGTGTGCCAGACGATCTGGTACGAACTACGGACGATTTGACGCTTTTCATCCACGCTCTGCTGTCAGTCTGTGAGTACGCCCCTCCGGGACTCCCACGAGGGGCGATTCCGCACGACCGAAGGAGTACCCCCATGCCCACCGTCCACCTCGTCGAGCACGAGTCGGCCACCGGCAGCGTCAGGAACCAGCTCGACCAGATCCACGCCACGTTCGGCACCGTCCCCGCGATGTTCCGGGCCGTCGCGAACTCGCCCGCCGCGCTCGCCAGCATGTGGTCGTCGTTCGGGGCGTTCGCCGGCGGGGCGCTCGGCCCCGCGCTCGGCGAGCAGGTCGCCGTCGCCGTCGCCAACCGCAACGCGTGCGAGTACTGCCTGGCCGCGCACACCGCCCTGGGCCGCAAGGCCGGCGTCAGCCGGGACGCGCTGACGGCCGCGCAGGACGGCACCTCCGACGACCCCCGCACCGCGGCGCTCCTCCGCTTCGCCCTGCAGCTCGTGGAGCACCGCGGGCAGGTGCCCCCCGAGGACGTGCAGGCCGTCCGCGACCAGGGCTGGGACGACGAGCACATCGTCGAGGTCATCGCCCAGGTGGCCCTGAACCTGTTCACCAACTACATCAACATCGCGCTCGACGTCCCGGTCGACTTCCCCGGAGTACGACTGCGTCCCGCGAGCTGACGCCGCCCGCGGGGTCGCGCGGGTCGGCGCTGCTGAGCGATCCGACCGTTGACCTGCGATGACGTTGGACCTGGGGCGGCGACCGCCGGAAGGCCCCGGGCGCGGCAGCGGTCGGCCCAGCGTTGGTCGGTGGTCGAACCGACCTGGAAGCGTTCGGCGGCCCGGCGCGCGGCCGACCGCCATCGACCGCGCGGCGGGCCGGGGCAGGGCGCCCGGCGAGTCCGGCGTCGGGGCGGGGAGCGTAGGGCGTCGAGGGCCTTCTGGTGGATCGGTGTAGACGTGGTCGTCCACACCGATACCGAAGGCCCTCTTCGCTTGTGTCGGCCGGGACGGGTGTTACCAACCTCCGCGGTCAGTGCACCTAGGCCGGGATGACGGGCGTCCAGTAGGGGTGCTCCAGGGAGTGGCGCTGGTCGTCGGCGAGCCCGAGGCCGGCGGTGTCGGCCTCCCCGGTGACGAGCCAGTCGCCGAAGCCGACGCGGGCGACGGGGTTCCACTCGATGACCAGGCCGCGGACGCTCGTCCGCTCCAGCTCCAGCCCCAGGCCGTCGTCGATCCGCTCCTCGGCGAGCACGTACACCTCGACGGTGGAGGCGCCGGCGGTGCGCCACATCACACCGATCGGAGTGATGTCGTGGGTGGAACCGGCGGCGGGATATCTTTCCTGGTCGAACTCCGCACCGGCCGCACGCGCTTGCCCGGCGATATCGGCGGCGCGTTCGACGAGGAATTCCGTGCCCGCCGATTCCGGATCTATCTCCTGGTCATGGGCGTGGTAGATAGCGACGGCCCCGCCCAGTTCCATGGTGTCGTTGGTGGAGATCGCGCGCAGGTAGGCCAGGACCATCGACACGCCGCCCTCGGCCTCACGGGAGAACTCGACCGGGTAGCGCTCCTGCATCGTCCCTCCGCCCCCCAGTGGCTCGAAGGCCGCCAGATCGAGGTTGTCGGGCGGCGGCGGCCCGTCCGGATCGCTTGCCCCGTCGGGGCTCGCGGAGCCGGAGGGGTCAGTGGCGGCGCCTCCGTCGGCCGGTGCGGTCAGGACGGTGCGGCCGTCGTCGGACGACCCGGCAGCGCAGCCGGTCACCAGCACCAGGCCGGCCAGGACCGACCCGAGTGCCGGTGACAGGCCACGGCCCGCACCTGCGATTTTCCCTTCGTTCCGTGGTTGCGCGGGTGGACCGAACGAAAATCTGGCCATGGCTCCGGTCGGCTCGAATGGCATGGGTCTCTTTTCCGGCATCGTCGACTGAATTGCCTTCCGCTTTATATGGAAGGCACCGGATTTATACCATCCGCGCACGGCCGATGACATTTCGAGCAGGTTAACCGTGCCCATACGGAGCACAACGGAGCCCCGGACCTGGGGTGGCGGTCCGGGGCTCGGTGCGGGTGCGCGCGCCTACCGCGCGGGCAGGACGCGGCCGACGACCTCCCCGAAGTCCACCCTCGACCCGTCGGGTCCGGGTGCGGTCGCGGTGATGGTGACCTCGTCACCGTCCTCCAGGAACGTGCGCTCCGTGCCGTCGGGCAGGCGCAGGGGCTCCTTGCCGGACCAGGTCAGTTCCAGGAAGCAGCCTCGCTGGCCCGCCTCGGGCCCGCTGACCGTGCCGGAGGCGTAGACGTCCCCGGTGCGCAGGGAGGCGCCGTTGACGGTCATGTGCGCGAGCTGCTGGGCGGCGGTCCAGTACATCAGCTCGAACGGGGGCCGGGAGACGACGTGCCCGTTCAGCCGCACCTCCAGGCGCAGGTCCAGGCCCCACGGCTGTTCGCCGCGAAGGTAGGGCAGCGGTACGGGGTCCTGGGCGGGCTGCTCGACCCGGGCGGCCGACAGAGCGGAGACCGGCACGATCCAGGGGGAGACCGAGGTGGCGAACGACTTGCCGAGGAAGGGGCCCAGCGGCACGTACTCCCAGGCCTGGAGGTCGCGCGAGGACCAGTCGTTGAGCAGGAACACCCCGAACACGTGGTCGGCGAAGTCGTCGACGGCCACGCGCTCGCCCATGGGGCTGGGCGTGCCCACGACGAACCCGACCTCGGCCTCGATGTCCAGGCGGGCCGAGGGGCCGAACACGGGAACCGGCTCGGTCGGCGGCTTGCGCTGGCCGGTGGGCCGCACAATGTCGGTTCCCGACACCACGATGGTGCCGGAGCGGCCGTGGTAGCCGATCGGCAGGTGCCGCCAGTTCGGGGTCAGGGGCTCCTGTTCGGGGCGGAAGATGCGGCCGACGTTGCTCGCGTGGTGCTCGGAGGCGTAGAAGTCCACGTAGTCGGCGACGGTGAACGGCAGGTGCAGCGTGACCGCGTTGCGCGCCACCAGGTGCGGGCGCACGGCGGCCTCATGGGCAGGGTCGGTGAGCCAGGCGGTCAGGGCCTCGCGCACCTGGTCCCACACCGGCCGCCCGGCCGCCATGAGCGCGTCCAGGGAGGGTCCGGCGACGGTGTCGGCGAAGGGGGCTCCCACCGCGCGGGCCGCCGCGCCGAGGTCGAGGACGTGGCCGCCCACGGCCACGCCGGTGCGCGGCGCCGGGTCGGCGGCGGTGCTGAACACTCCGTAGGGCAGGGTGGCCAGGCCGAAGGGCGCGTCCGGGTCGAGGTCGAGCCAGCTGTCGGGCATGGGGATCGCTTCCTGGTCGGTGTCGGGTGGTCAGTGGGTGCGGGCCGCGGGCAGCGCGCCGAGGACCACCAGGTCCTCCAGCGGTTCGGTGACACTGCAGGTACCGAAGGAGCGGAAGGCGCGCCGGACGGACACGGCGTCCTCGCGGGTGAGTGCGCCGATCCTGGCGGCCACGGACGGGCCGTCGCGGTCGGCCAGCACACCGGCGGCCTCCTCCGGGCCGGCGCCCGACACCAGGGTGTGCGTGGCCAGCAGGACGTTGAGGAAGCCGTGCTGTTCGAACCCCTCGGCGGTGGTGTGGCGGACGGCGCGGTGCAGCCCGGCGGTGCACTTGAAGGGCACCCCCGCCGCGACGGCCGCGTGCAGCAGCCGGGCGAGTTCGGCCTCACCGGGGTGGGCCTCGGGGACCAGGCCGCCCGTGCGGTACTTGGCCTGGTGGCGGGTGGTGGACAGGGCCGCCAGGTCGGCGGGCGCGTCGCCGGCGCGCGAGAGCTCGACGTAGCCCTCGGCGCCCTCGGGCAGGTGCCGGTCGAGCTGCTCGGCCGCTGCGGCGGCCCGGCCCGGTTCGGCGGCGACCTCCACCGCGACCAGGCGCAGTGCGGGGTCGGCCCGTACGGCGGCCACCGCGGGCCCGACCGCGTCGGGTCCTCCGGGCACGGTGACCACGACGGCCATCGGCCCGTGTCCGTCGCTCTCCCTGCTCAAAAAGGTGCGCAGTTCGGCGATGCGGCCGTCGGAGACCAGGAACGGCCCCACGTAGCGGGCGCGGCGCCCGGCCAGGTGGGCGCGGTGGGCGGGGACGGCCTCCCCCATGGGTGCGTTCCCGGGCGGGAAGAGCGCGGCGTCGTCGAACAGGTGGGCGTAGAGGGCGTCGCTCACGGGGCCGCCTCCCCCGCGCGGTGGTCGGCTCTCACCGGCGTCCTCCCGCCCAGGTCCAGGCGTAGCCGCCGTCGTCGCAGGCCCGGCCGCCCTCGCCCAGGTCGAGCGGGCGGAAGGTGTCGACCATGACCGCGAGCTCGTCGAAGTAGTGGACGCCGACGCTGCGCTCGTAGGCGCCGGGCTGGGGGCCGTGGGAGTGTCCGCCGGGGTGCAGGGAGATCGATCCCTGGCCGATCCCCGAGCCCTTGCGGGCCTCGTAGTCGCCGCCGCAGTAGAACATGACCTCGTCGGAGTCGACGTTGGAGTGGTAGTAGGGCACGGGGATGGACTCGGGGTGGTAGTCGACCTTGCGGGGCACGAAGTTGCAGATCACGAAGTTGTGCCCCTCGAAGACCTGGTGGACGGGCGGCGGCTGGTGGACGCGGCCGGTGATGGGCTGGAAGTCGGCGACGTTGAACACGTAGGGGTACAGGCACCCGTCCCAGCCCACGACGTCGAAGGGGTGGGTGGGGTAGGTGTAGCGGGTGCCGGAGATCCCGCCGGGGCCGTCGCCGCGGTGCTTGATGAGGACGTCGACCATCTCGCCCTCGGCCAGCATCGGCTCGGTGGGCCCGCGCAGGTCGCGCTCGCAGTAGGGCGCGTGCTCCAGGAACTGCCCGTAGCGGGACAGGTAGCGCTTGGGCGGCGCGATGTGGCTGTTGGCCTCGATGGCGTAGGCCCGCAGCGGACCGTCGCCGGTGGGCACCCACCGGTGGGTGGTGGCGCGGGGCAGGACGACGTAGTCGCCGCCGCCGACCTCCAGTGCGCCGAAGACGGTCTCCACGCGGGCGGACCCGGACTCCACGTACACGCACTCGTCGCCGATGCCGTTGCGGTACAGCGAGGAGGGAGCCCCGGCGACCACGTAGGAGATGCGCACGTCGTCGTTGCCCAGGACGAGGCGGCGCGACTCCACGACGTCGGCGCCCTTCCAGTCCTGGTCCGAGAACAGGTCGTGCAGCCGCAGGTGGCGGGGGACCATCGGCGCGTTGCGCGTGCGGGACAGGTCCGGCACCCGCCACTCGGCGGCGTCGGCGATGGCCGAGGGGATGGCGCGGTGGTAGAGCAGGGAGGAGTCGCTGGAGAAGCCCTCCTCCCCCATCAGCTCCTCGTAGTACAGCCCGCCCTCGGGATTGCGGTGCTGGGTGTGGCGGGTGCGGGGCACCTCGCCGACGCTGCGGTAGTGGGCCATGGCGGTGATCTCCTTACCGTGGGCTGGGTGAGTGCGTGGTGGGGGCCGCCTCCGGCCCCGGGAGCGTTCCGTCGCCGCCGTCCGCCCGGCGCACGGCACCGCCCAGGGCGGCGTGCACGGCCGCCCGCAGGGCCGCGGTGTCGGTTCCCGCCAGCACGGCGGCGACGTGGGCGTCGGGGCGCACGAGCCAGACCTGGCCGGGCTCGGGGGTCAGGGCGGCGGCCAGGGCGCCGGTGGTGTCGATGTCGTCCAGGTAGAGGGCGGTGGCGGGGGCGGGAGTGACGTCCTGGGCGGCACCGCGCACGCGGTCGAGGAAGGCCGCGCGGCCG
This genomic interval carries:
- a CDS encoding aldehyde dehydrogenase family protein; this encodes MPNTEPTSAPPTTTADIVTDADIVATVARLRSAFADGRTKPLAWRRAQLRALRRLLTEERTTLEEALKADLGKSPVESHTTEIGFVVNEIDHTLKHLASWLRPQRVSVPMALAPAKARRVREPLGTVLIIAPWNYPVNLALAPLVGALAAGNAALVKPSELAPATSAALADLVPRYLDTEAVAVVEGGVAESTTLLEQRFDHIFYTGNGAVARIVMGAAVKYLTPVTLELGGKSPAIVEPGADPATTARRLAWGKFTNAGQTCVAPDYVLAIGDSAPELERELAAAITEMFGRDPARSADYGRIVNERHFDRLTALLDSGTVVAGGEHDRDDLYIAPTVLGEVSADAPVMAEEIFGPILPVIRVPDLDAAIAFVNERDKPLALYAFTESEETKRRLTTETSSGGLAFGLPIAHLAVPDLPFGGVGESGMGAYHSAASIDTFSHTKSVLDKSLRLDTMRVAYAPITGLKERLLRKML
- a CDS encoding TetR/AcrR family transcriptional regulator; its protein translation is MTTDHLPEASAAPARGRPRDATRDRALMEATLAELQAQGYSGLTTAAVAKRAGVSTATLYRRWRSKEHLVVGAAQAWAEDLGPDVDHGSLRADLRALLQEKADALEGASGRLLRAVLGEAAHNRALADVLFDAFVLPLQNRVAALLDRAAGRGEIAPVEDPLVVGEMVIGPMVSHTFLVPPSPGASPGTDMADRLLPYLLRALGAPPD
- a CDS encoding AraC family transcriptional regulator encodes the protein MTSIDRLSPLLDRFRVRTRVFHTGPLCGVTTFAAQPGRGFLHVLRRGEMEVAHRGADGRLEHRTIDRPSLLFYPRPLEHSFHNAPTEDSDFACATLDFDGGATHPLVRTLPAVIVLPVAAVDSLEPSLDLLFAEIDNVRCGRRVLADRLFEVVLVHLFRWLLDHTDELALPAGLLTGLADERLARTLVAIHENPGGPWTLATMAQEAHMSRSAFAARFKSAVGQSPAEYVTGWRLTVAQERLRGGASVARTATELGYANPPAFSRAFTRELGQSPRAWLAGAR
- a CDS encoding carboxymuconolactone decarboxylase family protein, which encodes MPTVHLVEHESATGSVRNQLDQIHATFGTVPAMFRAVANSPAALASMWSSFGAFAGGALGPALGEQVAVAVANRNACEYCLAAHTALGRKAGVSRDALTAAQDGTSDDPRTAALLRFALQLVEHRGQVPPEDVQAVRDQGWDDEHIVEVIAQVALNLFTNYINIALDVPVDFPGVRLRPAS
- the fahA gene encoding fumarylacetoacetase, with the protein product MPDSWLDLDPDAPFGLATLPYGVFSTAADPAPRTGVAVGGHVLDLGAAARAVGAPFADTVAGPSLDALMAAGRPVWDQVREALTAWLTDPAHEAAVRPHLVARNAVTLHLPFTVADYVDFYASEHHASNVGRIFRPEQEPLTPNWRHLPIGYHGRSGTIVVSGTDIVRPTGQRKPPTEPVPVFGPSARLDIEAEVGFVVGTPSPMGERVAVDDFADHVFGVFLLNDWSSRDLQAWEYVPLGPFLGKSFATSVSPWIVPVSALSAARVEQPAQDPVPLPYLRGEQPWGLDLRLEVRLNGHVVSRPPFELMYWTAAQQLAHMTVNGASLRTGDVYASGTVSGPEAGQRGCFLELTWSGKEPLRLPDGTERTFLEDGDEVTITATAPGPDGSRVDFGEVVGRVLPAR
- a CDS encoding homogentisate 1,2-dioxygenase, whose product is MAHYRSVGEVPRTRHTQHRNPEGGLYYEELMGEEGFSSDSSLLYHRAIPSAIADAAEWRVPDLSRTRNAPMVPRHLRLHDLFSDQDWKGADVVESRRLVLGNDDVRISYVVAGAPSSLYRNGIGDECVYVESGSARVETVFGALEVGGGDYVVLPRATTHRWVPTGDGPLRAYAIEANSHIAPPKRYLSRYGQFLEHAPYCERDLRGPTEPMLAEGEMVDVLIKHRGDGPGGISGTRYTYPTHPFDVVGWDGCLYPYVFNVADFQPITGRVHQPPPVHQVFEGHNFVICNFVPRKVDYHPESIPVPYYHSNVDSDEVMFYCGGDYEARKGSGIGQGSISLHPGGHSHGPQPGAYERSVGVHYFDELAVMVDTFRPLDLGEGGRACDDGGYAWTWAGGRR